One window of Microcoleus vaginatus PCC 9802 genomic DNA carries:
- the psbA gene encoding photosystem II q(b) protein: MTTTVQRRESGNVWERFCEWVTSTDNRIYVGWFGVLMIPTLLSATICYIIAFIAAPPVDIDGIREPVAGSLMYGNNIITGAVVPSSNAIGLHFYPIWEAASLDEWLYNGGPYQLVIFHFLIGVFCYMGREWELSYRLGMRPWICVAYSAPVAAATAVFLIYPIGQGSFSDGMPLGISGQFNFMIVFQAEHNILMHPFHMLGVAGVFGGSLFSAMHGSLVTSSLVRETTETESLNYGYKFGQEEETYNIVAAHGYFGRLIFQYASFNNSRSLHFLLGAWPVVGIWFTALGISTMAFNLNGFNFNQSIIDSQGRVINTWADVINRANLGMEVMHERNAHNFPLDLAAGEVTPVAMVAPSING, from the coding sequence ATGACAACAACCGTACAGCGTCGCGAAAGCGGCAACGTTTGGGAACGGTTCTGCGAGTGGGTAACTAGCACAGACAACCGCATTTATGTGGGTTGGTTCGGCGTCTTGATGATTCCCACCTTGCTGAGTGCCACCATCTGCTACATCATCGCCTTCATCGCTGCTCCTCCTGTGGACATCGACGGCATCCGCGAACCAGTTGCAGGTTCCTTGATGTACGGTAACAACATCATCACAGGTGCTGTTGTTCCTTCTTCAAACGCAATTGGTCTTCACTTCTACCCAATCTGGGAAGCAGCTTCCCTCGATGAGTGGTTGTACAACGGCGGCCCTTACCAATTGGTAATTTTCCACTTCCTGATCGGTGTATTTTGCTACATGGGTCGTGAATGGGAATTGTCCTACCGCTTAGGTATGCGTCCTTGGATCTGCGTCGCTTACTCTGCACCAGTTGCAGCAGCAACCGCAGTATTCTTGATCTACCCCATCGGACAAGGTTCTTTCTCTGACGGTATGCCTTTGGGTATCTCCGGTCAATTCAACTTCATGATCGTGTTCCAAGCCGAGCACAACATCCTGATGCACCCGTTCCACATGTTGGGAGTTGCTGGTGTCTTCGGTGGTAGCTTGTTCTCCGCCATGCACGGTTCTTTAGTTACCTCTTCCTTGGTTCGTGAAACAACCGAAACTGAATCTTTGAACTACGGTTACAAATTCGGTCAAGAAGAAGAAACCTACAACATCGTCGCAGCCCACGGCTACTTCGGTCGGTTAATCTTCCAATACGCGAGCTTTAACAACAGCCGTTCTTTGCACTTCTTGTTAGGTGCATGGCCAGTTGTCGGTATCTGGTTTACCGCTTTGGGTATATCGACAATGGCGTTTAACTTGAACGGTTTCAACTTCAACCAATCGATTATCGACTCGCAAGGTCGCGTGATCAATACTTGGGCTGATGTCATCAACCGCGCTAACTTGGGTATGGAAGTAATGCACGAGCGCAACGCTCACAACTTCCCTCTCGACTTGGCCGCCGGGGAAGTCACCCCAGTAGCAATGGTTGCTCCTTCCATCAACGGCTAA
- a CDS encoding histidine triad nucleotide-binding protein has product MTTQETLFSKIIRKEIPADIVYEDDLALAFRDIHPQAPVHILVIPKQPIAKLADAESGDHALMGHLLLTVKRVAEQLGLSNGYRVVINSGSDGGQTVDHLHLHILGGRQMKWPPG; this is encoded by the coding sequence ATGACAACTCAAGAAACGCTTTTCAGCAAAATCATCCGCAAAGAGATTCCAGCAGACATCGTTTATGAAGACGACTTGGCCCTCGCGTTCAGAGATATCCATCCGCAAGCACCCGTCCACATCCTAGTCATTCCCAAACAGCCTATTGCCAAATTAGCCGATGCCGAGTCGGGAGATCATGCTCTCATGGGACACTTGCTGCTGACTGTCAAACGGGTAGCAGAACAACTCGGACTTAGCAACGGCTATCGCGTCGTCATTAATAGCGGCAGCGACGGCGGCCAAACTGTAGACCACCTGCACCTTCACATTCTCGGCGGACGGCAGATGAAGTGGCCCCCAGGCTAA
- a CDS encoding magnesium chelatase, producing MLARVWSASIVGIDAVKVGVEADVSGGLPKIVVVGLPDSAVQEAKERVRATLKNSGYAFPMRSIVINLTPADLRKEGPSFDLPIAIGILAASEQVSGQLLGDYLFLGELSLDGSLRPVAGVLPIAAAAQKMGISGLVVPAGNAPEAALVHGISVYGFENIFAVTDFLNNPEVYSPVEVNGREELAKTRFPGLDLKDVKGQIHARRALEIAAAGGHNLIFVGPPGSGKTMLARRLPGILPPLTFEEALDVTQIHSVAGLLKDKGSLVGDRPFRSPHHSASGPSLVGGGSFPRPGEISLAHRGILFLDELTEFKRDVLEFLRQPLEDGYVTISRTRQSVMFPAQFTLVASTNPCACGYYGDSIQQCTCSPQKREQYWAKLSGPLMDRIDLQVAVNRLKPEEITRQPTGEESEPVRVRVQRARELATRRFQSESSLRCNAEMQSSHINRWCQLDEASRNLLEMAIRKLGLSARASDRILKVARTIADLSGDESLKTNHVGEAVQYRTIDRMQ from the coding sequence ATGCTTGCTAGGGTTTGGAGTGCATCGATCGTTGGAATTGACGCGGTAAAGGTGGGTGTTGAGGCTGATGTGTCAGGGGGGCTACCAAAAATCGTCGTTGTGGGATTGCCCGATTCTGCGGTGCAAGAAGCTAAAGAAAGGGTTAGGGCTACGCTAAAAAATTCGGGATATGCTTTTCCCATGCGGAGTATTGTGATTAATTTGACTCCGGCGGATTTGCGAAAGGAGGGGCCGAGTTTTGATTTGCCGATCGCCATTGGCATTTTGGCAGCATCGGAACAAGTCAGCGGTCAACTTTTGGGAGATTATTTGTTTTTAGGGGAACTTTCTTTAGATGGGAGTTTGCGGCCTGTGGCTGGGGTTTTGCCGATCGCCGCTGCTGCTCAAAAAATGGGTATTTCGGGGTTGGTGGTACCGGCTGGTAACGCGCCGGAAGCGGCTTTGGTGCACGGAATATCTGTTTATGGTTTTGAGAATATTTTTGCTGTTACTGATTTTTTAAACAATCCTGAAGTTTATTCGCCTGTAGAAGTAAACGGTCGAGAAGAGTTAGCAAAAACGCGGTTTCCGGGTTTAGATTTAAAGGATGTAAAGGGGCAAATTCACGCGCGGCGGGCTTTGGAAATTGCGGCGGCGGGGGGACACAATTTAATTTTTGTGGGGCCGCCAGGGAGCGGTAAGACGATGTTGGCGAGGCGTTTGCCGGGTATTTTGCCGCCGCTGACTTTTGAGGAAGCTTTGGATGTAACTCAAATTCATTCGGTGGCTGGGTTATTGAAGGATAAGGGAAGCTTGGTGGGCGATCGACCTTTTCGCAGTCCTCACCATTCGGCATCTGGCCCTTCTTTGGTAGGTGGCGGCAGTTTTCCGCGTCCGGGGGAAATTTCCTTAGCACATCGCGGCATTCTTTTTTTGGATGAATTAACTGAGTTTAAAAGAGATGTTTTGGAGTTTTTGCGGCAACCGCTGGAAGATGGTTATGTGACGATTTCTAGAACTAGACAATCGGTGATGTTTCCGGCGCAATTCACTTTAGTTGCGAGTACGAATCCTTGCGCTTGCGGTTATTACGGCGATTCGATTCAACAGTGTACTTGTTCGCCGCAAAAGAGGGAGCAATATTGGGCAAAACTTTCGGGGCCTTTGATGGATCGGATTGATTTGCAAGTGGCGGTTAATCGTTTGAAACCCGAGGAAATTACGCGACAGCCGACGGGGGAGGAGTCGGAACCGGTGCGGGTGAGGGTGCAGCGGGCGCGAGAGCTCGCAACTCGCCGTTTTCAGTCGGAATCTAGTTTGCGCTGTAATGCGGAGATGCAAAGCAGTCACATTAACAGATGGTGTCAGTTGGATGAGGCTTCTCGGAATTTATTGGAGATGGCGATTCGGAAGTTGGGGCTTTCGGCGAGGGCGAGCGATCGCATTTTGAAGGTTGCTAGAACTATTGCTGATTTGTCGGGGGATGAAAGCTTGAAAACGAATCATGTGGGGGAGGCGGTGCAGTATCGCACGATCGATCGGATGCAGTAA
- a CDS encoding IS701 family transposase yields the protein MKETTPAAMPPCFYKWCPIFDDIFRHQAQKREFRNYLGELLGESEPNHLSPMVAHAVRVTYHKLHHFLSAAPWSFTEMNQRHLEVMNQCHPTTIRQGFNLILDDSLHRYKWQLYNQTGKVIDPRNREKTEGSSNG from the coding sequence ATGAAAGAGACAACCCCCGCCGCAATGCCCCCCTGCTTTTATAAATGGTGTCCAATATTTGACGATATCTTTCGTCATCAAGCCCAAAAACGGGAGTTTAGGAACTATTTAGGCGAATTATTGGGAGAAAGTGAGCCAAACCACCTCTCGCCGATGGTGGCACACGCCGTCCGAGTAACTTACCACAAATTACACCATTTTTTAAGCGCAGCGCCTTGGTCATTCACTGAAATGAATCAACGCCACTTGGAGGTAATGAATCAGTGTCATCCAACCACGATCAGGCAAGGATTTAACCTCATCTTAGATGATTCATTGCACCGTTACAAGTGGCAACTTTACAACCAGACTGGGAAGGTAATAGATCCTAGAAATCGGGAAAAAACTGAAGGGAGTAGTAACGGTTAA
- a CDS encoding DUF4342 domain-containing protein — MDTPTERLQEPVGTRELESIPVSEKVSSQKVSEVNFETTPLETPAYSSQQKISVEEVKINGDDLVAKVKELIHEGNIRRIIIKNEEGRILVEVPLTVGVVGGVIGAALFPVIAAVGAIGALVAHMTIIIERTE; from the coding sequence ATGGACACCCCTACAGAGCGCCTACAAGAACCGGTCGGGACAAGAGAACTCGAATCAATACCTGTATCTGAAAAAGTTTCTTCCCAAAAAGTTAGTGAGGTTAATTTTGAAACGACTCCTTTAGAAACCCCAGCTTATAGTAGTCAGCAAAAAATTAGCGTCGAGGAGGTGAAAATTAACGGCGACGATTTGGTTGCTAAAGTAAAAGAACTGATTCATGAAGGAAATATCCGCCGCATCATTATCAAAAATGAAGAGGGACGGATTTTGGTAGAAGTTCCTCTGACGGTCGGAGTAGTCGGTGGAGTCATCGGTGCGGCCTTGTTTCCAGTCATTGCAGCAGTAGGAGCGATAGGTGCATTAGTCGCTCACATGACTATCATCATTGAAAGAACCGAGTAA
- a CDS encoding ATPase, whose translation MYENDGLSPLKSPLGLRSTLQELTLYDFLLESECAGNEVAKIFQANPLVPGIIITQQGKFIGMISRRRYFEHMSRPYSLELFSQQPLFILYRFTKTDMLVLDRETSIMTAVRQSLERSPELIHEPIVVQVEPETYKLLDVHQLLLSQLQIHELSTVAMRESQAQLRHQAQQLELALLELQRTQTQLIQTEKMSSLGQLVAGVAHEINNPIGFIYSNLHHAKEYTQGLMRMLDIYRQHCPEPIAAIEAEAEKIELDYLLEDLPKVFNSMQQGAERVRDIVLSLRNFCRLDEAQMKQVNIHEGINSTIMLLQSQLKGKPGQEAIEIHKEYSDLPLVHCYPGQLNQVFMNILVNAIYALVESNKHENVDKKSPNKSQSGEEKQSCTKTQSSVSKSTRLIPTIRIRTELIEKKKVIIKIYDNGPGMTEDVRKRLFDPFFTTKPVGQGTGLGLSISYEIVVNQHGGELKCFSEPGKGAEFAIEIPLQQSSVTHILPRFA comes from the coding sequence GTGTATGAAAATGACGGGTTGAGTCCCCTGAAATCACCGCTTGGTTTGCGATCGACTCTACAGGAATTAACCCTGTACGACTTTCTCCTAGAGTCTGAGTGTGCGGGGAACGAAGTTGCTAAAATTTTTCAAGCAAACCCTTTAGTTCCCGGCATCATCATCACTCAGCAAGGAAAGTTTATAGGGATGATTTCGCGGCGGCGTTATTTTGAACACATGAGCCGCCCCTACAGTTTGGAGTTATTTTCTCAACAGCCTTTGTTTATACTCTACCGTTTTACTAAAACGGATATGTTGGTTCTCGATCGCGAAACCTCAATTATGACGGCAGTGCGGCAGTCTTTGGAGCGATCGCCCGAACTAATCCACGAACCCATTGTAGTACAAGTAGAACCCGAAACTTACAAACTTTTAGATGTACATCAACTGCTGCTTTCTCAGTTGCAAATTCACGAGTTATCAACAGTGGCGATGCGCGAGTCGCAAGCGCAATTGAGACATCAAGCCCAACAGCTAGAACTTGCCTTGCTGGAACTTCAGCGCACTCAAACTCAACTAATTCAAACAGAGAAAATGTCTTCTTTGGGGCAGTTAGTAGCAGGAGTAGCTCATGAAATTAACAATCCAATCGGCTTTATTTATAGCAATTTGCACCACGCTAAAGAGTACACGCAAGGTTTAATGCGGATGCTCGACATTTACCGACAGCACTGTCCCGAACCCATCGCAGCAATTGAAGCGGAAGCAGAAAAAATCGAACTCGATTATTTGCTAGAAGACTTGCCGAAAGTCTTCAATTCTATGCAGCAAGGTGCAGAAAGAGTGCGCGACATCGTTTTGTCGCTGCGGAATTTTTGCAGGTTAGACGAAGCTCAAATGAAGCAGGTCAACATTCACGAAGGGATCAACAGCACGATTATGCTTTTGCAAAGCCAGCTTAAAGGGAAACCGGGGCAGGAGGCGATAGAAATTCACAAAGAATACAGCGACTTGCCGCTGGTGCACTGCTACCCCGGACAGCTCAATCAGGTATTTATGAATATTTTAGTTAATGCCATTTACGCTCTTGTTGAGTCGAACAAACACGAAAATGTTGATAAAAAAAGCCCGAACAAGTCGCAATCCGGCGAGGAAAAGCAGTCTTGTACAAAGACTCAATCATCAGTTTCTAAGTCTACCCGCCTGATTCCTACGATTCGGATTCGCACGGAGTTAATTGAGAAAAAAAAGGTAATAATTAAAATTTATGACAACGGCCCGGGGATGACAGAAGATGTTCGGAAGCGGTTGTTTGACCCTTTTTTTACTACTAAGCCGGTCGGCCAAGGAACGGGTTTGGGACTGTCGATTAGCTATGAAATTGTTGTCAACCAACACGGCGGCGAATTGAAGTGCTTTTCGGAACCGGGAAAAGGAGCAGAATTTGCGATCGAAATTCCGCTTCAACAGTCTTCCGTAACACATATTTTGCCTCGCTTTGCGTGA
- the secF gene encoding protein translocase subunit SecF — MKFSVIKQRSLWWSISAAIILAGIVSMAISWTRPDIRAPLRPSLDFIGGTRLQFELDCTKPENCKPIDIAAVREVLDAQGLAGSSIQVIGQEQRGLSLRTKTLDVEQRTNLQTALSEKIGVFAPQSTQIDTVGPTLGKQLFTSGLLALFLSFAGITVYLTFRFQLDYAFFAFVALFHDVLVTLGVFSFLGLVQGVEVDSLFVVALLTIIGFSVNDTVVIYDRVREIIKLNPGQSIDQIVDDAVMQTMGRSINTTFATLLTLFSIFLFGGETLKYFALALIVGFIAGAYSSIFIASTLLAWWRSRTAHSIPVPAEGINQSEEV, encoded by the coding sequence ATGAAATTCAGTGTTATCAAACAACGATCGCTCTGGTGGAGTATTTCCGCCGCTATAATCCTTGCAGGTATAGTGTCGATGGCGATTTCTTGGACTCGTCCCGACATCCGCGCACCGCTGCGCCCCAGTTTAGATTTTATCGGCGGCACTCGGCTGCAATTTGAACTCGACTGCACGAAACCGGAAAATTGTAAACCCATCGATATTGCTGCTGTCCGCGAAGTCCTGGACGCCCAAGGTTTGGCAGGCAGCAGCATTCAAGTTATCGGCCAAGAACAGCGAGGTTTGTCGCTGCGAACGAAAACTTTGGATGTCGAACAGCGGACTAATTTGCAAACAGCTTTGAGCGAAAAGATAGGCGTTTTTGCTCCTCAATCTACTCAAATTGATACGGTTGGGCCTACCCTCGGTAAACAATTATTTACTTCGGGATTGTTGGCTTTATTTCTTTCCTTTGCTGGAATTACGGTTTATCTAACGTTCCGGTTTCAGTTGGATTACGCCTTTTTTGCTTTCGTTGCTCTGTTCCATGACGTGTTGGTTACTCTTGGTGTTTTCTCGTTTTTGGGTTTAGTTCAAGGAGTGGAAGTTGACAGTTTATTTGTGGTCGCGCTCTTGACAATCATCGGTTTTTCTGTTAACGATACAGTGGTAATTTACGATCGCGTGCGAGAAATAATCAAGCTAAATCCGGGACAGTCGATCGATCAAATTGTCGATGATGCTGTTATGCAGACCATGGGAAGGTCAATTAACACGACTTTTGCTACTCTCCTGACACTGTTTTCCATCTTTTTGTTTGGCGGCGAAACCCTCAAATACTTTGCTTTAGCATTGATTGTCGGCTTTATTGCGGGTGCGTATTCGAGTATTTTCATTGCCAGTACCCTGCTAGCTTGGTGGCGCAGTCGCACGGCCCACTCTATCCCCGTCCCCGCAGAAGGAATCAACCAGTCAGAGGAAGTTTAA
- the secD gene encoding protein translocase subunit SecD, whose amino-acid sequence MQKQRSILALIFVLIIAAITVIVTIPTRLGLDLQGGSQLTIQVKTTPTIPKIDQGMLEAVRRIVENRVNGLGVSEALVQTVGEDQILVQLPGVNDPQQAERVLGGTAKLEFLEQLPGTETQLAIERQLQQELLVKQEELKISPNEAAIKENQAALKRSNDAIAKLFKSTGLGGENLKDAQPQPLAAGNNWNVALVFDTKGGELFAQLTKNLAGTGRSIGIFLDERMISSPVVGVEFAQAGITGGSAVIQGNFTTQEANDLAVQLRGGALPVPVEIVENRTIGASLGKDSIQSSINAGIGGLVLVLIFMVAYYRLPGVIANIALLIYALLTWAAFVLLGVTLTLPGIAGFVLSIGMAVDANVLIFERTREELRAGKSLYRSVESGFYRAFSSILDGNVTTVIACVALFWLGAGLVKGFAVTLGLGVVVSMFSAITCSRTLLLVVLSFPALRKPQWFCPNLSKTANS is encoded by the coding sequence ATGCAAAAACAACGTTCCATATTAGCGCTAATTTTTGTTCTAATCATCGCCGCCATTACTGTAATAGTAACAATTCCGACGCGGCTGGGATTAGACTTGCAAGGAGGGTCGCAACTCACCATTCAAGTAAAAACTACCCCCACAATTCCCAAAATTGATCAGGGAATGTTAGAAGCAGTGCGGCGGATTGTCGAAAACCGGGTTAACGGTTTGGGTGTTTCCGAAGCATTAGTCCAAACAGTAGGAGAAGACCAAATTCTCGTGCAGTTGCCCGGAGTAAATGACCCGCAGCAAGCAGAACGAGTTTTGGGCGGCACGGCAAAGCTAGAATTTCTGGAACAACTGCCCGGAACAGAAACACAATTAGCGATTGAGAGGCAGTTGCAGCAGGAATTGCTGGTCAAACAAGAAGAATTGAAAATTAGCCCGAATGAGGCAGCTATTAAAGAAAATCAGGCTGCTTTGAAAAGAAGTAATGACGCGATCGCCAAACTCTTCAAAAGCACCGGCCTCGGTGGCGAAAACCTCAAAGACGCTCAACCTCAACCCTTGGCGGCTGGGAACAACTGGAACGTTGCTCTTGTTTTCGATACCAAAGGAGGCGAACTATTTGCCCAACTCACTAAAAATTTAGCCGGCACCGGACGCAGTATCGGTATTTTCCTAGACGAAAGAATGATCAGTTCTCCAGTCGTCGGCGTTGAATTTGCCCAAGCAGGAATTACTGGTGGAAGTGCCGTAATTCAAGGCAACTTTACAACGCAAGAAGCCAACGATTTGGCAGTGCAATTGCGGGGCGGTGCTTTGCCGGTGCCTGTCGAAATTGTAGAAAACCGTACGATTGGGGCTAGCTTGGGTAAAGACAGCATTCAAAGCAGTATTAACGCAGGTATAGGCGGCTTAGTTTTAGTCTTGATTTTCATGGTTGCCTACTATCGACTCCCCGGCGTAATTGCCAATATTGCGCTGTTAATTTATGCTCTGTTAACTTGGGCAGCTTTTGTGCTTTTGGGAGTGACATTAACGCTGCCGGGAATTGCTGGTTTTGTACTCAGCATCGGGATGGCCGTGGATGCTAACGTGCTGATTTTTGAGCGCACGCGGGAAGAGTTGCGGGCCGGGAAATCGCTTTATCGATCGGTCGAATCGGGTTTTTACCGCGCTTTTTCCAGCATTTTAGATGGCAACGTCACAACGGTTATTGCTTGTGTTGCTTTGTTCTGGTTGGGCGCTGGTTTAGTTAAAGGGTTTGCTGTAACTCTGGGATTGGGCGTAGTAGTGAGTATGTTTTCTGCTATTACTTGCAGCCGCACTCTACTTTTGGTAGTGTTGAGCTTTCCGGCGCTGCGAAAACCTCAGTGGTTCTGTCCCAATTTGTCGAAAACTGCTAATAGTTAA
- a CDS encoding alpha-ketoacid dehydrogenase subunit beta yields the protein MAETLLFNALREALDEEMARDSAVFVLGEDVGQYGGSYKVTKDLYNKYGELRVLDTPIAENSFTGLAVGAAMTGLRPVIEGMNMGFLLLAFNQISNNAGMLRYTSGGNFKMPMVIRGPGGVGRQLGAEHSQRLEAYFQAVPGLKIVACSTPYNAKGLLKSAIRDDNPVLFFEHVLLYNLKENLPETEYLVPLDKAEIVRSGKDVTIVTYSRMRHHVMQAVPALVKEGYDPEVIDLISLKPLDMETIGASIRKTHKVIIVEECMKTGGIGAELIASISDRFFDELDAPVLRLSSQDIPTPYNGNLERLTIVQPTQIVEAVQKMVALRV from the coding sequence ATGGCAGAAACCTTATTGTTCAACGCCCTCCGCGAGGCGTTAGACGAAGAAATGGCCCGCGACTCCGCCGTATTCGTACTCGGCGAAGACGTAGGTCAATACGGCGGTTCCTATAAAGTCACCAAAGACCTCTACAACAAATACGGCGAACTTAGAGTGCTCGACACCCCGATCGCCGAAAATAGCTTTACAGGCCTGGCAGTAGGCGCAGCAATGACGGGACTGCGGCCGGTCATCGAAGGCATGAACATGGGCTTTTTGCTGCTGGCCTTCAACCAAATTTCCAATAACGCCGGAATGCTGCGCTACACATCCGGCGGCAACTTCAAAATGCCAATGGTAATTCGCGGGCCAGGTGGCGTGGGCCGGCAACTCGGCGCGGAACACTCCCAGCGGTTAGAAGCATATTTCCAAGCTGTACCGGGTTTGAAAATAGTTGCCTGTTCGACTCCCTACAACGCCAAAGGACTCTTAAAATCAGCCATCCGCGACGATAACCCCGTTCTGTTTTTCGAGCACGTCCTTCTTTACAACCTCAAAGAAAATTTGCCAGAAACAGAATATTTAGTGCCGCTGGACAAAGCAGAAATTGTGCGATCGGGCAAAGATGTCACAATCGTGACATATTCGAGGATGCGGCACCACGTCATGCAAGCCGTACCCGCCCTGGTAAAAGAAGGTTACGATCCTGAAGTAATCGACCTAATTTCTCTCAAACCCCTGGACATGGAGACGATCGGCGCATCCATTCGCAAAACTCACAAAGTAATTATTGTAGAGGAGTGCATGAAAACAGGAGGCATCGGTGCCGAACTAATTGCTTCGATTAGCGATCGATTTTTTGACGAACTCGACGCACCAGTTTTGCGGTTGTCTTCACAAGATATTCCCACACCTTACAACGGTAATTTGGAAAGACTGACAATTGTCCAGCCTACTCAAATTGTCGAAGCCGTCCAAAAAATGGTAGCATTGCGAGTATAA
- a CDS encoding Uma2 family endonuclease — MLQTKTQLTLEEFLTLPEGEGDITYELIDEQAVPKMSPKKFHSRLTRSLIKLLEQWGDERGEIGVEWAVKLTRQGRDRVPVPDLLYVSYQRLSPDWNQDEACPVVPELVIEIISPEQTFGQLAAKARDYLDAKVLRVWIVDSKARSITVFYPDAPPPTYRGDTLLKEPLFEGLEFTAEQLFQMAKIPLTFF, encoded by the coding sequence ATGCTCCAGACAAAAACTCAACTCACTCTGGAAGAGTTTCTCACTCTTCCCGAAGGAGAAGGCGATATTACCTACGAACTTATTGACGAGCAAGCAGTACCGAAAATGTCACCTAAAAAATTTCATTCTCGCCTCACCAGAAGCCTAATAAAACTCCTCGAACAGTGGGGTGACGAACGGGGAGAAATTGGTGTAGAATGGGCGGTGAAATTAACCCGCCAGGGGCGAGACAGGGTGCCAGTACCAGACCTTTTATATGTTTCTTACCAACGCTTATCTCCTGACTGGAATCAAGATGAAGCCTGTCCTGTAGTCCCGGAATTAGTCATAGAAATTATTTCACCCGAACAAACTTTCGGTCAGTTAGCTGCTAAAGCGAGAGATTATTTAGATGCTAAGGTATTGCGGGTTTGGATAGTAGATAGCAAGGCGAGAAGCATTACAGTTTTTTACCCCGATGCACCACCGCCAACTTATAGGGGAGATACCCTATTAAAAGAGCCACTTTTTGAGGGATTAGAATTTACGGCGGAACAGCTATTTCAAATGGCCAAAATACCACTAACATTTTTTTAG
- a CDS encoding type II toxin-antitoxin system HicB family antitoxin, protein MTVKFILSEYVDKAMAQAMYDKLEDHSFVGKIPVCKGVIAFGSTLKECQNELRSTLEDWILLGLKLRHRMPVIDNIDLNQEPSLEPLDTL, encoded by the coding sequence ATGACTGTAAAATTCATTCTGAGCGAATACGTTGACAAAGCAATGGCTCAGGCTATGTATGACAAACTTGAAGATCATAGCTTTGTTGGGAAAATTCCTGTTTGCAAGGGAGTCATCGCCTTTGGTTCAACTTTAAAAGAGTGTCAAAATGAGTTGCGCTCAACTTTGGAAGACTGGATTTTGCTAGGGTTGAAATTGCGACATCGAATGCCCGTCATTGACAATATTGATTTAAATCAGGAGCCTAGCCTTGAGCCGTTGGACACCTTGTAA